The stretch of DNA ATGGTAAAGACTATTTGGTCAAAGAAAAAGGTCGGATCGACGACTTGCGTAAAGAAGTTGCCGCAACCCCTAATGTGCATGGAACCACTGGGATTGGGCATACGCGTTGGGCGACTCATGGTGAACCAAGTGTGGCCAATGCGCATCCACAAGTTTCCGAAGATGGCCGTTTCTATTTGGTTCATAACGGTGTGATTGAAAACTTCCAAGACTTAAAATCAAACTATTTGAGTGATGTCACTTTCACGTCACAAACAGATACCGAAGTCATTGTTCAATTGGTTGACCGGTTTGTGACAAAGGAAGGTATGGCAACTTTGGCTGCTTTCCGGAAAACGTTGAGTTTACTGGGCCATTCATCCTATGGTTTCTTGTTGATGGATAAAGAAGATCCAGATACGTTGTATGTCGCTAAAAATAAGAGTCCTTTACTTATTGGTGTCGGCGATGGTTTTAACGTGGTCTGCTCAGACAGTTTAGCAATGCTCGACCAAACAAAAGATTTCTTGGAATTACATGATGGTGAAATCGTGGTTGTTAAACCAGATGAAATCAAGATTACTGACCAAGCTGGCGACGCTGTTCACCGCGAGACCTTCCACGTGGACATTGATGCAACGCAAGCTGACAAGGGGACTTATCCTTTCTATATGTTAAAAGAAATCGATGAACAACCTAACGTGATGCGGAAGTTGTCACAAGTTTATTTGAATGATGATGGCGCGCCAGTGATCAACGCGGATTTACTTGCAGCAATTAAAGAAGCTGACCGGTTATACATTGTGGCTGCCGGGACGAGTTATCACGCTGGTTTAGTTGGGGCTAAGTTGTTTGAATCCTTAGCCGGTGTGCCAACCGAAGTGCATGTTTCATCCGAGTTTGCTTATAACCAACCATTGTTGTCGAAGAAACCATTCTTCATCTTCTTGACACAATCTGGTGAAACGGCCGACAGTCGTGAAGTCTTGTTGAATGTGAATGAACAAAAATTCCCAAGCTTGACGATTACCAACGTGCCAAACTCCACGTTATCGCGTGAAGCAACCTATACGTTATTGTTACATGCTGGTCCTGAAATTGCCGTGGCTTCAACCAAAGCTTATACAGCTCAAATTGCCTTACAAGCTATTTTGGCTAAAGCGTTAGGCGAAGCCGACAATCAAACACCTGCCAAGAACTTTGATGTGAAGCAACAATTGGCTTTAGTGGCTAATGGGATGCAAGCTTTGGTCGATGAAAAGTCGACTTTTGAAAAATTAGCTCAGAGTGCTTTGTTGCACACCCCCAATGCCTTTTGCATTGGTCGGGGCTTAGACTACGCGGTTTCATTGGAAACAGCCTTGAAGTTGAAAGAAATTTCATATGTGCAAGCAGAAGGATTTGCTTCCGGCGAATTAAAGCATGGGACGATTGCGTTGATCGAAAAGGATACGCCAGTTATTGGGATTATCACCCAACAAAAGACGGCCAGCTTAACACGTTCCAACTTACAAGAAGTCGCTGCGCGGGGCGCTAAAACGATTACGATCGTGACGGATGCCTTAGCTAAGCCAGAAGATACCATTGTCTTGCCAACGGTTGACGAACGTATGACGGCCTTACTCAGCGTGGTACCTGGTCAATTATTGGCTTACTACACCAGTTTGAATAAGGGCTTAGATGTTGATAAGCCTCGGAACTTGGCCAAGAGTGTAACGGTTGAATAATTATTAAATGAAAACAATTCTGTAGCTTGTGGGAAGCTGCGACTAAGTGTCAGCGCATTAAGTTGTGTTGGCGCTTTTTTAGTGCGTATAATGAATCAAGATAAAAAGATTAGGAAGTGGACTAAGTGTCAATTAAATTAATTGCGACCGACTTGAATGGGACGCTCTTACATGGTGATCAAACGTACAATCAAGCGTGGTTACAACAAACGCTGACGGCGCTAAAAGCCCGCGGAATTCGCTTGGTCTTGTCTTCTGGCAATCAATACGCGCATTTAAAACAATTGTTTGCTGGCATCACGGCTGACAACTTAGTGATGGTCGCGGAAAATGGGGCTTCGATTTATGTCAATGATGAACAGCTCTATGATGGCAGTTTATCCGCAACGGAGCTTGAGCAGTTCGTTACGGTCGACCGACAGCAAGCGCCGTTGAAATCAGCCTATCTGATTATGGTGGGTGAACACGGCTCGTACACCGAGGCTGGTGCGCCAGCAGCTTTGATTGCGGCTGCCGAAAAATTCTATGATAATTTGCAACAAGTGGCCGATTTTTGTGTCGTTAAAGACAAAATCAAAAAAATCAGTGTCGCCACTAATCCGGACCACGCCGCACAAAAGGTGGCGGCTTTAAACGCGCATTTTGCTGGTCGACTGTTGGCGCATGATAGTGGTTATGGCGTGATTGACCTAGTGACTGCGGGTGTCGGCAAGCTACCGGCAGTTCAGTGGTTAATGGCGCGTTGGCACTTATCTGCCGATCAACTCTTGGCATTTGGTGATGGTGATAATGATAAGCCATTATTGCAGTTTGCTGGGCAAGGCGTTGCAATGAAAAATGCGGCTGCCAGTGTGCGTCAGGTGGCGACAAGTGTCACTGAACTCGATAATGAACATGATGGCGTGTTAGCGACGATTGAGAAGTTAGTACTGTAAGATCGTGTTCCTGGCCCTAAATGCGTACTGATCACGATAAATTAAAAGACGCTTGACCATCTTCCCAAATTCGAAGGATGGTCAAGCGTCTTTTTTTAGGCAGTCAAAGGATGGTTCTAAACATCGTAAATATTGGAAAATTGATAGGCTGTTTGGTAAGTGACGGGGATATTTGGTTCAATAATGATGTTACCAAATTCTTTGTGGTGAATGGCATCAGGTAATAGCTGTGGCTGTAAGGACAGCCCAAGCTGTGAACGCATTGGTTTGCCACCGTTGAGGCGATAGCGGTCGTCACGGTAGTTGGTTGCACTGGAGACGACGATTGCTTTGGCATTGGTACGGAGGGTGACCTTACGACCACTGACGCGATCCAGCAATTCTACTTGTGGGTAAGGCGTCTCGTTTAATACAAAGCCGTGATGCAGTCCACCTTTGATGGTTGCAATCTGTGGGCCAATTTCGGTTCGGTCACGAAAGTCAAACGGTGTTCCGGTTACCCAGGGCAATTTACCGGTCGGAATGCCGTGTTTATTTAGCGCACAGTATTCATCGGCATTGATTTTTAAAATCTGGTGATCAATTAAGCGGTCAGCGTTGCCACTGAGATTGAAATAGGCATGGTTGGTCGGATTGAAGAGGGTCGCCTTATCGCTTTTACCGGTATAACTAATGGTAAATTTACCATTGTTATCTAAGATGAAATCAGCGGTGATCGTCATCGTACCTGGGAAACCGTTTTCACCATCGAGCGTAATATATTGCATGACTAAACCAACTTGGTCAGAGGTATGTAATTTACGTTCGAGAAACCAAGGCTCAAAAGCAATCTGTGGCATGTTACCACCGTTTAAATTATGTTCGCCAAAATTTTGAGTCAAGTCGTAACCACGCCACCGAGCATTTTTCAACACGCCAGCGACTCGTGCAATTGTTGCGCCAAAAAACGATTGATACGTAATATAATCCTCGCCATTGTCAAAACCTAAAATAACATTAGCGAACTCACCGTCTTTATCATGAGTTTTAATCGCGGTGACGGTTGCCCCCCAGTCCATGATCGTGACGCTCATGTGATGATTGTTCACTAATGTATAATAATTTATCCCGTTGGCTTGATGCTCAATGATCTTCATAGATTCCACTCTCCAATGCATGCCTGACATTTATTCTGTTACCATTAGTATATTTCATTATTCCTTGGAATGCGAACGATTGCCTAGCTGAGTCAGAACTAATTTGTGGCTATTCTCACAAATTAATCAAATCAAGCGGTTGAAGCTGAATATTGCACAGAGTTGTGTGTAGTGATGCGAGGATAATGGTCATTTGGAGGCAATGAAAAAAATTTAATGACATCAAGTTAAAATACATAACCCATTCAAAAATGAAAGTGTTAAACTAAAATCGTAAGTTAACACGATCAACAATTACTAGACTTATGTAAACTAAATTAGTCTAGAATTTTTGGAGGGGAATCATATGCTAAAAGGACGTTTTTTACGGGGAATTATGGCGCTTGTACTGTTGGTTGGACAGTGTAGCAATTTGACAGCGCTATCAGCACAAGCTGATGAATTGCCGAATCAAACAACTGCCTCAAAACAACAGGCAGCAAGGGCACCATCAGTGGCATCCCAAGCATCGTCTCAGGCCACGCAATCATCGACGACGCAACCAAAAGCACCAGAATGGTTAACGCTGACTTTTATGACGGGATCGACGGCATGGAAACAAACACGTGTCGCACCAGGGACTAGTGTGAACATGCCCGCTAATCCGCCAGCAGGAGCTGGTCAGGTAGCCTTTGAAGGCTGGTTCACCGCACCTACCGGGGGTAAACAATATTACTTTCCGCGAAAGGTCACGAAATCACAGACCTTATATGCTCATTTTAGCGACAAATACTTAATTAATTTTAAGGATGCCGATGGAAAGGTCATTGACTCTAAAACGGTTGCACCGGGGGAGCTAATTCCTAAGACCACGACAGCGGTGACGCCGCCAACTGGCGAGCATTTTGATTACTGGATGGTCGAAGGGGACACTAGTCAAAAAGCGTTTGATTTTAAGTCGACCAAAGCCAAGCAGAATCTCGTATTGGTGCCTAAATTTTCAGCACAACGGACGATTATTTTCTTTTCGGAAGGGTCACAAGTTGATCCTGAATACGTGAAAGAAAATGGCCGCGTGACGCAGCCTGCCGCACCCAAACGTGATGGCTATCAATTTGTGCGTTGGTCGACACAACGAGACGGGGCAACGGCCTATGATTTTGCAACACCAGTCAAGTCGAATGTGACGTTGTACGCGGTGTGGGCGCCGATTCAAGTGAAGTATACTATTGCGTATTGGTTGGAAAAGCCCAATATCAGTGGTGATGCCGGGACGACTAAGAGCAATTACCGCTATGCTTGGTCGACCACTGCGACGACGGATGCTGGAAATAACGTCACGATTGATCAAACTAAAGCGGACCAATTAAAAAATGGTGATACCGCCGGAGTGGCTGCACTCAGGTATGGTGAATATGGGTTTAGCGAAAGTAAAAAGGTTAGCGGCAATGGTCAAACCGTGATTAATGTCTATTACAAACGAATCGTTTATAAAATTGACTTTAACCTAAATAGCAACACTCATACGACTTCCATGAGTGCTAATGGGCAGACCTATTACGGGGATGGGGAACAGTATCAACTGGCTGCAAAATATGGACAAGATATTGGTCAGTATTGGCCGACAAATTATTTTAGTGCAACTAGCGTGTTTGATACATGGGCTGGTGCACCAATTCTTTTAGTTACTAAACAGCTGGTCATGAATGCAAGTATGCTACCTGTAGGTGATCCATTAAGGTACACATTAACTGCAAATTGGTCAACTAATCAAACTAGAATTCCTGCTATTTATATGTTTGAGAGCTTGGATGGTACTGGCACAGAATATAATGACAGATATTATCAGGAGGATGAACGCTATCGTGATTTAGTGACGAACATGACCTTGTTGGCTAAAGATATTCCAGGTTTTGATGATGTCCATGCTACAGTCGTGCGTACTCCCGAAGCTTACACGCTTTATTATCCGCGCAAGCAGTATACGCTGGCTTATAATCCAGTGGGTGGGCAACTTGGAAAAGATACCAACGATAGTATCATGCCGTATCAGAAAAAGATTACACAGCCAGCGGACCCAACTCGTACTGGGTATACTTTTGCAGGGTGGTATCAGGATGCAAATTATCGTGAAAAGGTTGATTTTACTCATTTAACCATGCCGGACAGTAATTTAACTTTGTATGCTAAGTGGGAATCCATCAGTCACAAAGTGAATTATTTTGATGATTTAAATGGGACGTG from Lactiplantibacillus brownii encodes:
- the glmS gene encoding glutamine--fructose-6-phosphate transaminase (isomerizing): MCGIVGVTGKDNAVSILLNGLQRLEYRGYDSAGIYVNDQNGKDYLVKEKGRIDDLRKEVAATPNVHGTTGIGHTRWATHGEPSVANAHPQVSEDGRFYLVHNGVIENFQDLKSNYLSDVTFTSQTDTEVIVQLVDRFVTKEGMATLAAFRKTLSLLGHSSYGFLLMDKEDPDTLYVAKNKSPLLIGVGDGFNVVCSDSLAMLDQTKDFLELHDGEIVVVKPDEIKITDQAGDAVHRETFHVDIDATQADKGTYPFYMLKEIDEQPNVMRKLSQVYLNDDGAPVINADLLAAIKEADRLYIVAAGTSYHAGLVGAKLFESLAGVPTEVHVSSEFAYNQPLLSKKPFFIFLTQSGETADSREVLLNVNEQKFPSLTITNVPNSTLSREATYTLLLHAGPEIAVASTKAYTAQIALQAILAKALGEADNQTPAKNFDVKQQLALVANGMQALVDEKSTFEKLAQSALLHTPNAFCIGRGLDYAVSLETALKLKEISYVQAEGFASGELKHGTIALIEKDTPVIGIITQQKTASLTRSNLQEVAARGAKTITIVTDALAKPEDTIVLPTVDERMTALLSVVPGQLLAYYTSLNKGLDVDKPRNLAKSVTVE
- a CDS encoding Cof-type HAD-IIB family hydrolase encodes the protein MSIKLIATDLNGTLLHGDQTYNQAWLQQTLTALKARGIRLVLSSGNQYAHLKQLFAGITADNLVMVAENGASIYVNDEQLYDGSLSATELEQFVTVDRQQAPLKSAYLIMVGEHGSYTEAGAPAALIAAAEKFYDNLQQVADFCVVKDKIKKISVATNPDHAAQKVAALNAHFAGRLLAHDSGYGVIDLVTAGVGKLPAVQWLMARWHLSADQLLAFGDGDNDKPLLQFAGQGVAMKNAAASVRQVATSVTELDNEHDGVLATIEKLVL
- a CDS encoding aldose epimerase family protein, whose amino-acid sequence is MKIIEHQANGINYYTLVNNHHMSVTIMDWGATVTAIKTHDKDGEFANVILGFDNGEDYITYQSFFGATIARVAGVLKNARWRGYDLTQNFGEHNLNGGNMPQIAFEPWFLERKLHTSDQVGLVMQYITLDGENGFPGTMTITADFILDNNGKFTISYTGKSDKATLFNPTNHAYFNLSGNADRLIDHQILKINADEYCALNKHGIPTGKLPWVTGTPFDFRDRTEIGPQIATIKGGLHHGFVLNETPYPQVELLDRVSGRKVTLRTNAKAIVVSSATNYRDDRYRLNGGKPMRSQLGLSLQPQLLPDAIHHKEFGNIIIEPNIPVTYQTAYQFSNIYDV